One genomic region from Euzebya tangerina encodes:
- a CDS encoding ABC-F family ATP-binding cassette domain-containing protein, which translates to MISVAQLSFTHPGDTGGFDDVTFAVPPGGHAALIGDNGVGKTTLLRILAGQLQPDDGQAQVQGSMRYMPQEVGFEGDAVAVQELLCRFAPAPLDQIGIAMFAAERRLAAGDDEAGFELAERMSEWGDLGGYELQALWDAASRTIIGTGFDAVAQRDATTLSGGERKRLVLEVLLGSPIKTLLLDEPDNYLDIPAKRRLERQLADSDQTILLVSHDRELLSTAPTRLITLEPGGAWIHHGTYADYDEAREARQQSLGDELRRWQDEERRLFRFYKTMKQRAAISDVMASKADAAETRWRKWVEAGPPPPPAPDQTVSMQLMGSGSGKRMLRLTGLAIPGLVHPFSDEIHHGERVGLIGPNGTGKTHLVRTVAAARPAGELAADQPSHQGEVVLGARVRAGYFAQVTTNPAMSGSTPLAVVTDATGNEQRSMAALARYGLTRTARQIYETLSGGQKARLEILLLELSGVNLLILDEPTDNLDLESCRALETALDGFDGAIVAVSHDRTFLRGMSRHLHLGEDGRVFGVADFEAAMAVLMDGLAAATHGAVVPQVGLGLERPAAQSSSSSSSSSSSTAASVK; encoded by the coding sequence ATGATCAGCGTCGCCCAACTCAGCTTCACCCATCCCGGTGACACCGGTGGGTTCGATGACGTGACGTTCGCCGTACCGCCCGGTGGGCACGCCGCGCTCATCGGCGACAACGGCGTCGGCAAGACCACCCTGCTGCGGATCCTGGCGGGCCAACTGCAGCCCGACGACGGCCAGGCCCAGGTCCAGGGGAGCATGCGGTACATGCCGCAGGAGGTCGGCTTCGAGGGGGACGCGGTGGCGGTGCAGGAGCTGCTGTGCCGCTTTGCGCCAGCGCCGTTGGACCAGATCGGCATCGCCATGTTCGCCGCCGAGCGACGACTGGCCGCGGGTGATGACGAGGCGGGGTTCGAACTCGCCGAGCGCATGAGCGAGTGGGGTGACCTGGGTGGTTACGAGCTGCAGGCCCTCTGGGATGCCGCGAGCCGCACCATCATCGGGACGGGCTTCGACGCGGTCGCCCAGCGCGATGCCACCACGCTGTCGGGTGGGGAGCGCAAGCGCCTGGTCCTCGAGGTGCTGCTGGGCTCACCGATCAAGACGCTGCTGCTGGACGAGCCGGACAACTACCTGGACATCCCGGCCAAGCGACGGCTGGAGCGCCAGCTGGCCGACAGCGACCAGACGATCCTGCTGGTCAGTCACGACCGCGAGCTGCTGTCGACGGCGCCGACTCGGCTCATCACACTCGAGCCGGGCGGCGCGTGGATCCACCACGGCACCTACGCCGACTACGACGAGGCGCGGGAGGCGCGTCAGCAGTCCCTGGGTGATGAGCTGCGGCGCTGGCAGGACGAGGAGCGGCGCCTGTTCCGCTTCTACAAGACGATGAAGCAGCGGGCCGCCATCAGTGACGTCATGGCCTCCAAGGCCGATGCCGCCGAGACGCGGTGGAGGAAGTGGGTCGAGGCGGGGCCACCGCCACCGCCGGCTCCGGACCAGACGGTGTCGATGCAGCTGATGGGGAGCGGTTCCGGCAAGCGCATGCTGCGCCTGACCGGCCTGGCGATCCCCGGGCTGGTCCACCCCTTCTCCGACGAGATACACCATGGCGAACGGGTCGGCCTGATCGGTCCGAACGGAACCGGCAAGACCCATCTCGTCCGGACGGTCGCCGCCGCGCGGCCTGCCGGGGAACTCGCCGCTGACCAGCCCTCGCATCAGGGCGAGGTGGTGCTCGGTGCCCGCGTCCGCGCTGGCTACTTCGCCCAGGTCACCACCAACCCCGCCATGTCGGGCAGCACACCCCTGGCTGTCGTCACCGATGCGACCGGTAACGAGCAGCGGAGCATGGCGGCGCTGGCACGGTATGGACTCACCCGGACCGCACGTCAGATCTACGAGACGCTCTCAGGCGGTCAGAAGGCCCGGCTGGAGATCCTGCTGCTCGAACTGTCCGGCGTGAACCTGCTGATCCTCGACGAGCCGACGGACAACCTGGATCTCGAGTCGTGCCGTGCGCTCGAGACGGCCCTGGACGGATTCGACGGAGCCATCGTGGCGGTCTCGCACGACCGCACCTTCCTTCGTGGCATGAGCCGTCACCTGCACCTCGGTGAGGACGGGCGCGTCTTCGGCGTTGCGGACTTCGAGGCGGCGATGGCGGTTCTGATGGATGGGCTTGCAGCGGCGACCCACGGAGCCGTCGTGCCCCAAGTCGGGTTAGGGCTCGAGCGTCCCGCCGCTCAGTCGTCGTCATCGTCGTCGTCATCATCATCGTCAACAGCAGCTTCGGTGAAGTAG